Proteins from a genomic interval of Halobacteria archaeon AArc-dxtr1:
- a CDS encoding ImmA/IrrE family metallo-endopeptidase — MATSSDSSVSFEETDTRHDEMHSTIEEWIDDLVDRVDDAQASEEFQEWLDIQSRFHDYSHRNTLLIKLQYPEATKVAGYNTWRNDFDRHVQEGEQAIWIWAPIITKRCPECENSPSYHEKIGCEYNETSPDEWSKGLVGFKPAPVFDVSQTEGEPLPELETAAMGDADDLVPALKGAADELGVKVRIVDADDWDHGDAKGVCKYRSLHDLQPVVEARARSNLADLAVTLIHEYAHALLHFDIENEPERAKREVEAEAVAYIFGRYFGLDTSGSAFYLAAWQGDDSEVIQERLGRISSTAQEIIGSLEE, encoded by the coding sequence ATGGCTACGAGTAGTGATTCGTCGGTCTCGTTCGAGGAGACCGACACCCGACACGACGAGATGCACAGTACCATCGAAGAGTGGATCGACGACCTCGTCGACCGCGTCGACGATGCACAAGCAAGTGAGGAATTTCAGGAGTGGTTAGACATCCAGAGTCGCTTCCACGACTATTCGCACCGAAATACGCTCCTCATCAAACTGCAGTATCCAGAGGCAACGAAGGTTGCTGGCTACAACACATGGCGAAACGACTTCGATCGGCATGTCCAGGAAGGCGAACAGGCCATCTGGATCTGGGCTCCGATCATCACCAAGCGATGTCCCGAGTGTGAGAATTCGCCCAGCTACCACGAGAAAATCGGCTGTGAGTACAACGAGACGTCGCCGGATGAATGGTCGAAAGGACTCGTCGGGTTCAAACCAGCGCCAGTCTTCGACGTGTCCCAAACGGAAGGAGAGCCGCTTCCCGAACTGGAGACTGCAGCGATGGGCGACGCCGACGACCTGGTGCCAGCGCTCAAAGGGGCAGCTGATGAACTCGGTGTGAAGGTACGCATCGTCGATGCTGACGACTGGGACCATGGCGACGCGAAGGGGGTCTGTAAGTACCGGAGCCTACACGACCTCCAGCCAGTCGTCGAAGCGAGAGCCCGATCGAACCTAGCAGACCTCGCCGTCACGTTGATTCACGAGTACGCCCACGCGCTGCTCCACTTCGATATCGAGAATGAACCCGAACGGGCAAAACGAGAAGTCGAAGCAGAAGCCGTCGCGTACATTTTCGGTCGGTATTTCGGACTCGACACGAGCGGATCTGCGTTCTATCTCGCTGCGTGGCAGGGCGATGACTCGGAGGTGATTCAAGAGCGCCTCGGCCGAATCAGTTCCACCGCTCAGGAGATAATTGGGTCACTCGAGGAGTGA
- a CDS encoding AAA family ATPase: MGEEIDTSQSTFEDSSELADSSQEATNGGGISIRDRLQTESSGGVFANKDLVRSDTIIDEDRIVGRDDQLGRVVDNLKPVLQNEGIPDMLLSGPSGTGKSLIIHAVCKQIVELCESQGKTFGVISINCEGPKTADRAVYRLVKAAADDLGVDPGVPQTGVSTDQKLERLYELMREYYDGVIFILDEIDMLEGPYQEAEYNSLIYQLSRARKLADFDGPISLTTITNYADFMKDLNSRAQSSYNPDDIFFDDYDANQLRSILHNRRDAFKPDSLTDDVVPLVAAFGSQTHGDARKAIDLLRWAGELAERRGADTVTETDVREAQEKYTENRKLRHISGISTQKKLSIYAVAATAHYAREHPEWIPAGPTFKTYQFIADTMDSDQYSRETFVNHVTEQSTYGVLDSERRGKGRGRGVHMYFSLSEDPETIMETIREDSRFEDLAHEEATISAVVRERLKQFRSKN, from the coding sequence ATGGGTGAGGAGATAGATACGTCACAGTCGACGTTTGAGGATAGCTCGGAACTCGCCGATTCTTCTCAAGAGGCAACAAACGGTGGTGGCATCTCAATCCGGGATCGACTACAAACTGAGTCGTCTGGGGGGGTCTTCGCGAACAAAGACCTCGTTCGATCAGATACCATCATCGACGAGGATCGTATCGTCGGTCGTGATGACCAACTGGGCCGTGTCGTCGACAATCTGAAACCCGTGCTCCAGAACGAAGGCATCCCAGATATGCTTCTGAGTGGTCCCTCTGGAACTGGGAAGTCGCTCATCATTCATGCAGTCTGCAAACAGATCGTCGAACTGTGTGAATCTCAAGGCAAGACCTTCGGGGTCATTTCAATCAATTGCGAGGGGCCGAAGACTGCAGATCGGGCTGTCTATCGGTTAGTTAAAGCTGCTGCCGACGATCTCGGCGTTGATCCTGGTGTTCCCCAAACCGGAGTCTCAACGGATCAGAAGCTGGAGCGACTGTACGAACTGATGCGCGAGTACTACGACGGTGTCATCTTCATTCTCGATGAAATCGATATGCTCGAGGGACCGTATCAGGAAGCAGAGTACAATTCTCTCATCTACCAGCTTTCACGGGCTCGAAAACTCGCCGATTTTGATGGGCCGATCTCACTCACGACTATCACGAATTACGCCGATTTCATGAAGGACCTCAACAGCCGCGCACAGAGTTCTTACAACCCTGACGATATCTTCTTCGACGATTACGATGCGAACCAACTCCGTAGTATTCTCCACAACCGACGAGACGCCTTCAAGCCAGACTCACTCACAGATGACGTCGTTCCGCTTGTTGCTGCGTTCGGATCCCAAACGCATGGAGATGCACGGAAAGCAATTGATCTCCTCAGATGGGCTGGCGAATTAGCCGAGCGGCGTGGAGCTGACACTGTTACCGAGACTGATGTCCGTGAAGCCCAGGAGAAATACACCGAAAATCGCAAACTACGCCATATCAGCGGGATATCCACTCAAAAGAAACTCTCCATCTACGCTGTGGCGGCTACTGCCCACTACGCAAGAGAACATCCTGAGTGGATACCTGCTGGACCTACGTTCAAGACGTACCAATTCATTGCTGATACGATGGATTCGGATCAGTACAGTCGCGAGACGTTCGTAAATCACGTCACAGAGCAGAGTACGTACGGGGTATTGGACTCCGAGCGTCGAGGCAAGGGGCGAGGCAGAGGAGTGCATATGTATTTCTCCCTCTCCGAGGACCCGGAAACGATTATGGAGACGATTCGTGAGGATTCCCGGTTCGAAGATCTAGCCCACGAAGAGGCGACTATCAGCGCGGTTGTCCGCGAACGGCTGAAGCAGTTCCGGAGCAAGAACTAA
- a CDS encoding DUF2254 domain-containing protein yields the protein MLLTWAHPLIVRYALLALTTAAVFATLAALLNPAVESENIRALLTTLATAEASVLAIVFSVTVVALQLVVTRYSARLTSLFVKEPLFRTTFVLFVGAIAFNLLVVYLLPVQNSRLMNAAVGIAFALAAVSTFALYQFIQLMIQRSSPDDLISVLVERELAPDEYLPATATAFTEIEVHPIRPLYRTIARAIELGEYQTAEQGIDGLRTVLTRTFGYLEGEHSEEDAAQYASAVSTEVLTEYVPPILEQAYTHEQYDLISDAVDDVEAVAVDGLDRGFTDIAKDTAEGLGDAFDAAPLTWEGNRLRSPVKESLLELTKATASDADNSTFRAVFHPLNFQMKLLLRRRPDSNVTHHVVGDYYSREIVEIFEALVDRYGPAVQDQNINWISPTEGRKWTLPDEAEPLRHCWREYASFTETVLRYRVSEEEYPFVEGSIDDGWKRITQCAADAGIDNLATLCSMTTIQLAYRVDQLEDGRLGMWTNNLGRLRLDYDPAIVDRAFELLKAGEQPEGQNISVRTVDPSSTDTDEGFIERFLSTEEEDTPFEEWLVEFEEEVHKRTEYLRERE from the coding sequence ATGCTCCTGACATGGGCTCACCCTCTCATAGTTCGATATGCCCTCCTTGCACTAACTACGGCTGCGGTGTTCGCGACGCTGGCTGCTCTCCTCAACCCCGCTGTCGAAAGCGAGAATATCAGAGCATTGCTGACCACCTTGGCGACGGCAGAAGCCTCAGTTCTGGCAATCGTATTCTCCGTGACCGTCGTCGCCCTGCAACTCGTTGTAACGCGGTATTCAGCCCGCCTCACCTCGCTGTTCGTCAAGGAGCCGTTGTTCCGCACGACGTTCGTGCTCTTCGTTGGCGCCATCGCGTTCAACCTCCTCGTCGTATATCTGCTCCCGGTACAGAACAGCCGCCTAATGAACGCAGCCGTCGGGATCGCATTTGCGCTTGCTGCCGTCTCAACGTTTGCGCTCTACCAATTCATCCAGTTGATGATCCAGCGCAGTTCTCCCGACGATCTCATCTCGGTGTTGGTTGAGCGGGAACTCGCACCGGACGAATACCTTCCAGCGACGGCTACGGCGTTCACCGAAATCGAGGTACATCCAATTCGGCCACTGTACCGAACGATTGCTCGAGCCATCGAGCTGGGCGAATACCAAACCGCAGAACAAGGGATCGACGGACTTCGGACGGTTCTCACCCGGACGTTCGGGTACCTCGAGGGTGAGCACTCCGAGGAAGACGCCGCCCAGTACGCATCGGCCGTTTCGACCGAGGTTCTCACGGAGTATGTCCCGCCGATCTTGGAGCAGGCATACACTCACGAGCAATACGATCTGATTTCGGATGCTGTCGACGATGTCGAGGCGGTCGCTGTCGACGGGCTCGACCGCGGCTTTACTGACATCGCCAAGGACACTGCTGAGGGACTCGGAGACGCGTTCGATGCGGCGCCCCTGACATGGGAGGGAAACCGCCTTCGAAGTCCGGTCAAAGAGTCACTGCTCGAACTAACGAAAGCCACAGCAAGCGACGCCGATAATTCGACATTTCGAGCGGTCTTCCATCCACTGAATTTCCAAATGAAGCTCCTCTTGCGACGCCGGCCGGATTCGAACGTGACTCACCACGTCGTTGGAGACTACTACAGCCGAGAAATCGTCGAAATATTCGAAGCTCTTGTCGACCGGTACGGCCCCGCTGTACAAGATCAGAACATCAATTGGATTTCCCCAACTGAGGGACGGAAGTGGACGCTTCCTGATGAAGCGGAACCTCTCCGGCACTGTTGGCGTGAATACGCCAGCTTCACAGAGACGGTTCTGCGGTATCGCGTCTCGGAAGAGGAGTACCCGTTTGTGGAGGGGTCAATCGACGACGGCTGGAAGCGGATCACGCAGTGCGCTGCTGATGCTGGTATCGACAATCTGGCAACGCTCTGCAGTATGACGACGATTCAGCTCGCGTATCGCGTTGACCAGCTCGAGGACGGCCGTCTCGGGATGTGGACGAACAATCTCGGACGTCTCCGACTGGACTACGATCCGGCCATCGTCGATAGGGCATTCGAACTCCTGAAGGCGGGCGAACAGCCGGAGGGGCAAAACATCTCGGTCCGGACCGTTGACCCGTCGTCGACAGATACAGATGAGGGATTCATTGAACGGTTCCTTAGCACTGAAGAGGAAGACACGCCATTCGAGGAGTGGCTCGTCGAGTTCGAGGAAGAGGTCCACAAACGAACGGAATACCTTCGAGAGCGAGAATGA
- a CDS encoding DUF262 domain-containing HNH endonuclease family protein — MMETLEDFVSKLNERAFLPGLQREFVWDEEQIAMLFDSFIRGYPVGQVTLWDIDSAEDNFTTYEFIRKYIDGDGRVPRRVRDRDARRYNKRVAVEDIICDYLVIDGQQRLNSAYVGLCGSLYTYSGGSAGSRADERFWSEKFLCINLLGSPEYHDADGLGLAGDYEFEFRATDALDPESEIGYEKMSMSDGDIHRLWFPVHEFVTEGGAERETSTVDHEVEQQIENLELSATGPQRRALHRVAQRVVTKFRQNVLGYELPSTTVKYSSQEVHTIFSRINLAGESPQPYQYTQSLLATYCPYTEEDAFHPREKLKSHIETLSDRHPDFETEITRQFLTRCLIYLINEDLLQTTVEAFSKDEEVKDMRNKWIAPDDMGNPHGRFETAIDRGFQTVGNVGLAPKSMPSILLVALLAKFYYENPDAEVNEANERAAFLFVAKSQLLNALTGSQARSMAQSLSDLRPEDGFETFPGDQLLDDLDLHLTAEHVDKAVENARYDNGASEGDTFTHKGVAAILALLDEGHADLDIERLSVDHIYPQACADDIPTVGSDSDSVKIHRIGNLQLLDAAENRRKGDTLPEEWLSGLGEAEADHYRIVNRYPEGITPTLENYQKFVERRESAMKEALKEKYAASAVEP, encoded by the coding sequence ATGATGGAGACGCTTGAGGACTTTGTCTCAAAACTTAACGAGCGGGCGTTTCTTCCAGGCCTGCAGCGAGAGTTCGTCTGGGACGAAGAGCAGATTGCAATGCTGTTCGACTCATTCATCCGCGGGTACCCTGTCGGTCAGGTAACCCTATGGGATATCGATAGTGCTGAAGACAACTTCACCACGTACGAATTCATTCGTAAGTACATTGATGGCGATGGACGGGTACCTCGACGAGTTCGCGACCGTGACGCCCGACGCTATAACAAGCGCGTTGCAGTTGAGGATATTATCTGCGATTATCTCGTCATTGATGGGCAACAGCGGCTTAATTCGGCATATGTTGGCCTCTGTGGTTCGTTGTACACGTACTCGGGTGGGAGTGCCGGCAGCCGGGCAGACGAACGGTTCTGGAGCGAGAAATTTCTCTGTATCAACCTACTCGGCAGCCCCGAGTACCACGACGCCGATGGGCTAGGGCTCGCAGGAGACTATGAATTCGAATTCCGGGCGACGGATGCTCTAGATCCCGAAAGCGAGATCGGCTACGAAAAGATGTCAATGAGCGACGGTGACATCCATCGTCTGTGGTTTCCCGTTCACGAATTCGTCACCGAGGGTGGCGCGGAACGGGAGACAAGCACGGTGGACCACGAAGTGGAACAACAGATTGAGAACCTAGAACTGAGTGCAACGGGACCACAGAGGCGGGCGCTGCACCGCGTGGCGCAACGGGTCGTCACGAAATTCCGCCAAAATGTGCTGGGCTACGAACTTCCGAGTACGACGGTCAAGTACTCCTCTCAGGAGGTTCATACGATCTTCTCGCGTATCAACTTAGCCGGTGAGAGTCCCCAACCCTACCAGTACACCCAATCGTTGCTAGCCACCTACTGTCCGTACACTGAAGAAGATGCGTTCCATCCACGCGAGAAATTAAAATCACATATCGAAACACTGTCCGACCGTCATCCTGATTTCGAGACGGAGATTACGAGACAGTTCCTCACCCGCTGCTTGATTTATCTGATTAACGAAGATCTCCTTCAGACTACGGTCGAAGCCTTCTCGAAAGACGAGGAGGTGAAGGACATGCGCAACAAGTGGATCGCCCCCGATGACATGGGGAACCCACACGGCCGCTTCGAAACGGCCATCGACAGAGGGTTTCAAACGGTCGGTAACGTAGGACTGGCGCCAAAGTCGATGCCGAGTATACTTCTCGTCGCCCTCCTGGCAAAATTCTACTATGAGAATCCTGACGCCGAAGTCAACGAAGCGAACGAACGAGCTGCATTCCTCTTTGTTGCCAAGTCCCAGCTGCTCAATGCGTTAACCGGCTCACAAGCCCGATCTATGGCCCAATCACTGTCTGACCTTCGGCCGGAAGACGGCTTTGAGACCTTCCCAGGTGACCAATTGCTTGATGATCTTGACCTCCACCTCACCGCCGAACACGTCGACAAAGCCGTCGAGAACGCACGCTACGACAATGGGGCGAGCGAGGGTGATACGTTCACCCACAAAGGCGTCGCGGCAATCCTCGCGCTGCTTGATGAAGGGCACGCTGATCTTGATATTGAGCGGCTCAGCGTGGATCATATCTATCCGCAAGCATGTGCTGATGATATCCCAACGGTGGGTTCCGATAGTGACAGCGTCAAGATCCACCGCATTGGTAACCTTCAGCTCCTCGACGCTGCAGAGAACCGTCGGAAGGGCGATACACTCCCCGAAGAATGGCTCAGCGGACTTGGTGAGGCCGAAGCGGATCACTATCGCATTGTGAATCGCTACCCCGAGGGCATCACCCCGACGCTAGAAAACTACCAAAAATTCGTCGAGCGACGAGAATCTGCGATGAAAGAGGCGCTCAAGGAGAAATACGCCGCGTCGGCGGTCGAACCGTAG
- a CDS encoding type I restriction endonuclease subunit R, with translation MALNEQGLAEKPAIEIFQDLGYDYISASDLSSERTSTSDVVLRDRLKERIQVINPEIPEKAREEAFQQLIRTQSPNLLEDNRRLHKHLVDGVQVEYEQNGEQVGRFVEPIDFDTPENNDWLVTTQFTVQVGDKPSRRPDMVVFVNGLPIGVLEFKSPTDPKATLENAYEQVNNRYRNDIPPLLRYNEVIGLTDMNEARVGCLNAGWQWFRPWRYIQEEGHAPDLPEQEVLLRGVFEKERLLDLIENFVVFSEKDGQLVKMLTGYHQFYGVREAVESAKNSIGSELGRIGVYWHTQGSGKSLSMVYFVRKIRRSDAFGNPTFVVVTDRNELDEQIVHTFSDAGYNVSWADSIDDLRDELSRESGGLVFTTVQKFQTGDNERDHPTINEREDIIVMADEAHRSQTESLGLNLRDALPNASFIGFTATPIHDGDKATRATFGQYVSQYTIDRSEKDGSTVPIYYESRFAKLQLNKEAITDSVRELLDSGSEELENELVEKWTNLRRIIENADDRLKKIADDIVTHYNDREIEGDAMVVAISRKAAVKYKRYIEEQPDAPEVGVVISEPEEYIDDPTREGELKRRFKDPDDPLKIIVVCDKWTTGFDCPPLHTLYIDRPMKNHNLLQTIGRVNRVYKDKPGGLIVDYIGIAENLRQALDKYTADIQEMAMVDLETAVEVMWQKYHRVTRFLTKVDYEGWQTLSDAELPRLIHRAESEVLETEEKKEEFMQAVAELKRAFSLVTPHNAAGEIRSDMLFFEAVRDSLRSLEVDGSRTNEEVDSAMKKLIAEGVTADDVVSIAGFDEWKSEKPIVSDEFLSDVDRVEEPELQAKMLESLLRNEISTRKQQNLAKYESFEGEMEETLNEYNNQFLTTEEVIDELRSYADDLQQEDRRKERLGLTEEELAFYDAVATNTESEISDEQLQEIAAELCEMLKENVNIDWTNRKAMRAKLKIRVKGLLRKNGLSHGDYDPLIEPIVRQAEALYGNVNA, from the coding sequence ATGGCGCTTAATGAACAAGGTCTCGCCGAGAAGCCAGCTATCGAAATTTTTCAGGATCTCGGCTACGACTACATATCTGCGTCTGATCTGAGCTCTGAACGGACCTCTACCTCCGATGTCGTTCTTCGAGATCGACTCAAAGAACGTATCCAAGTAATTAATCCAGAGATTCCCGAGAAAGCACGAGAAGAAGCTTTTCAACAGCTTATCAGAACACAGTCCCCCAATTTGCTCGAAGACAATCGACGCCTCCACAAACATCTGGTTGACGGTGTTCAAGTGGAATACGAACAGAACGGCGAGCAAGTCGGCCGATTCGTCGAGCCTATCGATTTCGATACGCCCGAGAACAATGACTGGCTTGTCACCACTCAGTTCACTGTTCAGGTCGGCGATAAGCCGAGTCGTCGCCCCGACATGGTCGTCTTCGTCAACGGTCTCCCTATCGGTGTCCTCGAGTTCAAGAGCCCCACAGATCCGAAGGCAACGCTGGAGAACGCCTATGAACAGGTCAACAACCGCTACCGGAACGATATCCCTCCTCTCCTCCGATATAACGAAGTCATCGGGTTGACAGACATGAACGAAGCCCGCGTCGGCTGTCTCAATGCGGGCTGGCAGTGGTTCCGACCGTGGCGGTACATCCAGGAAGAGGGTCACGCACCTGACCTCCCGGAACAGGAAGTGCTCCTCCGCGGCGTATTTGAAAAGGAACGCCTGTTGGATTTGATTGAAAATTTCGTCGTCTTCAGTGAAAAAGACGGGCAGCTGGTGAAGATGCTGACTGGCTACCACCAGTTCTACGGCGTCCGTGAGGCTGTCGAGAGTGCCAAAAATTCGATAGGGAGTGAACTCGGTCGTATCGGTGTTTACTGGCATACTCAGGGCTCGGGTAAGTCACTCTCAATGGTCTACTTCGTACGGAAGATCCGCCGTAGCGACGCGTTTGGGAATCCGACGTTCGTCGTCGTTACTGACCGGAACGAACTAGATGAGCAGATCGTTCACACGTTCAGTGACGCCGGCTACAACGTAAGCTGGGCAGACAGTATCGACGACCTTCGAGACGAACTCAGCCGGGAAAGCGGTGGGCTCGTCTTCACTACCGTTCAGAAGTTCCAGACTGGTGATAACGAGCGAGACCACCCCACAATAAACGAACGCGAGGACATCATCGTGATGGCCGACGAGGCACATCGATCACAGACGGAGAGTTTAGGGCTGAACCTGCGAGATGCCCTCCCGAATGCATCGTTTATCGGCTTTACTGCGACACCGATTCACGACGGAGACAAAGCCACTCGGGCAACATTTGGACAATACGTTAGCCAGTATACTATCGACCGCTCCGAAAAGGATGGCTCCACCGTTCCGATCTACTATGAATCTCGCTTTGCGAAACTGCAACTCAACAAGGAAGCGATCACGGACTCGGTTCGTGAACTCCTCGATAGCGGGTCAGAGGAACTCGAGAACGAACTAGTCGAGAAGTGGACGAACCTCCGGCGTATTATCGAAAACGCTGATGACCGCCTCAAGAAGATTGCTGACGACATCGTCACCCACTACAACGACCGTGAAATCGAAGGGGATGCGATGGTTGTCGCTATCAGCCGGAAGGCCGCTGTCAAGTACAAACGCTACATCGAGGAGCAGCCCGATGCGCCAGAAGTCGGTGTTGTGATCTCGGAGCCCGAGGAGTATATCGACGACCCCACGAGAGAAGGTGAACTCAAACGCCGGTTCAAAGATCCGGACGACCCGTTGAAAATTATTGTCGTCTGTGACAAATGGACGACAGGGTTCGACTGCCCACCACTTCACACGCTCTATATTGACCGGCCGATGAAGAACCATAACCTCCTACAAACAATCGGCCGCGTGAACCGGGTCTACAAGGATAAGCCCGGTGGACTAATCGTCGACTATATCGGAATCGCTGAAAACCTACGCCAAGCCCTGGACAAATACACGGCCGATATTCAGGAAATGGCGATGGTTGATCTCGAAACTGCCGTCGAAGTGATGTGGCAAAAATACCATCGAGTAACCCGTTTCCTCACGAAAGTGGATTACGAGGGATGGCAAACCCTTAGTGACGCAGAGTTACCCCGATTGATCCATCGAGCCGAGAGTGAGGTACTCGAAACAGAGGAGAAAAAAGAAGAATTCATGCAGGCCGTTGCTGAGCTGAAGCGTGCATTTAGCCTCGTGACACCGCATAACGCCGCCGGTGAGATTCGGTCGGATATGCTCTTCTTCGAGGCAGTCCGCGATAGTCTTCGGTCATTGGAGGTCGACGGTTCGCGGACGAACGAGGAAGTCGATTCTGCGATGAAGAAACTCATTGCCGAAGGGGTGACGGCTGACGATGTCGTGTCGATCGCGGGCTTCGACGAATGGAAATCAGAGAAGCCGATCGTCAGCGACGAGTTCCTCTCTGACGTTGATCGCGTCGAAGAACCGGAGCTCCAAGCGAAGATGCTGGAATCCTTGCTTCGGAACGAGATATCAACACGGAAACAGCAGAATCTCGCAAAGTACGAATCCTTCGAGGGAGAGATGGAGGAAACGCTTAATGAGTACAATAACCAGTTCCTGACGACCGAGGAGGTCATCGATGAACTCAGAAGTTACGCCGATGATCTCCAACAAGAGGACCGACGGAAGGAGCGCCTCGGGCTCACGGAAGAGGAGTTAGCATTTTACGATGCTGTCGCGACGAACACCGAATCGGAAATCTCGGACGAGCAACTCCAGGAGATCGCAGCGGAACTTTGCGAGATGTTAAAAGAGAATGTCAATATCGACTGGACCAATCGAAAAGCTATGCGTGCTAAGCTAAAGATCCGCGTGAAGGGCCTCCTTCGAAAGAACGGACTTTCACATGGAGATTATGATCCGCTGATCGAGCCGATTGTTCGTCAAGCCGAAGCACTCTATGGCAACGTGAACGCATAG
- a CDS encoding restriction endonuclease subunit S, producing the protein MSEQFDLSEFDGNSGQEKDHKRLKEDWEKKTFSDIIQINNYPSLEKGVEQTHVGMRQLGENVRKVQATTKKEYKYSKPRFQNGDTLFARITPCLENGKTAYVDLLEDGEAATGSTEFLVMSSTEATIPKFVYYTARRPTIRQFAIKRMTGSSGRQRVPTDIFDNIEIQVPPKAEQERIVDVLDSFDSKIECNNKMSELLHETCDTIFNNEFEGAVEYIRGNRDELEDYEIEKLGEITENYDSERVPLSQAERDERPGKHPYYGATGPLDQIDDFKFDGKYILVAEDGHSVKTDKGYPYIQFLNKKFWPSNHAHVLQGKGTVSTEYIRWALSKIKIDPYITGSAQPKLSQRNLNSIEIPVPSKKRLNEFTETVRPMHKQIWHNERENDSLADLRDMLLPKLMTGEIRLDA; encoded by the coding sequence TTGAGCGAACAATTTGACCTCTCTGAGTTTGACGGAAATAGTGGCCAGGAAAAAGACCACAAAAGGTTGAAAGAGGATTGGGAAAAGAAGACATTCTCAGATATCATACAAATAAATAATTATCCAAGCCTCGAAAAAGGAGTTGAACAGACTCATGTCGGAATGAGGCAACTTGGAGAAAATGTTCGGAAAGTACAGGCAACAACAAAAAAAGAATATAAGTATTCTAAGCCTCGATTTCAGAATGGAGACACTCTCTTTGCACGTATAACGCCATGTCTAGAGAACGGAAAAACGGCCTATGTTGATTTACTTGAAGATGGGGAAGCGGCAACTGGATCTACTGAGTTTCTGGTAATGTCATCAACAGAGGCAACTATTCCAAAATTTGTGTATTATACTGCTAGGAGACCAACTATCCGACAATTTGCTATTAAACGTATGACTGGATCGTCTGGCCGACAGAGAGTCCCTACAGATATATTTGACAATATAGAAATACAGGTTCCACCGAAGGCAGAACAAGAAAGAATCGTAGATGTTCTAGACTCTTTCGATAGCAAGATTGAGTGCAATAATAAAATGAGCGAATTACTTCATGAAACTTGTGACACGATATTCAACAATGAATTTGAAGGTGCAGTTGAATATATACGTGGAAATAGGGACGAGCTAGAGGATTACGAGATAGAAAAGTTGGGAGAAATCACAGAGAATTACGATAGTGAACGAGTTCCTCTTTCTCAGGCAGAACGTGATGAAAGGCCAGGAAAACATCCATATTATGGAGCAACGGGACCACTTGATCAAATTGACGACTTCAAATTTGATGGTAAATATATACTAGTTGCGGAAGATGGGCACAGTGTGAAAACTGATAAAGGGTATCCATATATACAGTTCTTAAATAAGAAATTTTGGCCTAGTAATCATGCCCATGTTCTTCAGGGCAAGGGAACTGTATCAACGGAATACATCCGCTGGGCACTCTCCAAAATAAAAATAGACCCCTACATCACTGGATCTGCCCAACCAAAGTTATCCCAAAGGAATTTGAATTCAATCGAAATTCCAGTACCTTCTAAAAAGAGGCTAAATGAGTTTACTGAGACGGTACGGCCAATGCATAAGCAGATTTGGCACAATGAGCGTGAAAACGATTCTTTGGCAGATTTGCGCGATATGCTTCTACCAAAGCTGATGACCGGTGAAATCAGACTTGACGCATAA